A stretch of the Ochrobactrum sp. BTU1 genome encodes the following:
- a CDS encoding response regulator transcription factor, whose translation MLEMRERYSWASPSGVSDGSAIVANERMQGGEYAAGLPLQDEPHLMLVCKSNLERECIFNGLMMNGLKLPVVSFASVDRNMPLNGAIVVLMHIGSKRLADPFFSDEVEAAIKAWAPIPLVLLAEREEWSQVLRAMEIGARGYIPTSVDIKICVEAIHLALAGGMYVPASMLMKPPSEDMSDDVLGELLTMREIEVVHAIRVGKSNKIIAFELGMSEGTVKAHVHNIMRKIGAANRTEVACKLHKMYGNKFSGE comes from the coding sequence ATGTTGGAAATGAGAGAACGGTACTCATGGGCATCACCTAGCGGTGTGAGCGATGGATCTGCCATTGTGGCAAATGAACGGATGCAGGGCGGAGAATATGCAGCCGGATTGCCTTTGCAGGATGAGCCTCATCTTATGCTTGTCTGTAAAAGCAATCTGGAGCGAGAGTGTATCTTTAACGGGCTCATGATGAATGGGCTTAAACTGCCCGTTGTGAGCTTCGCGTCAGTCGATAGAAACATGCCGCTGAATGGCGCTATTGTTGTGCTCATGCATATCGGTTCCAAACGTTTGGCAGATCCCTTCTTCTCGGATGAAGTGGAAGCGGCAATCAAGGCCTGGGCTCCGATCCCGTTGGTATTGCTGGCAGAGCGGGAGGAGTGGTCGCAGGTTTTGCGCGCGATGGAGATCGGTGCGCGTGGCTATATTCCAACATCAGTCGATATCAAGATCTGCGTTGAAGCCATTCATTTGGCACTTGCAGGTGGGATGTATGTGCCAGCGTCCATGCTGATGAAACCTCCTTCGGAGGACATGAGCGACGATGTACTGGGCGAACTGTTGACCATGCGCGAGATCGAAGTGGTTCATGCGATCCGGGTGGGGAAGTCGAACAAGATCATCGCTTTTGAACTTGGCATGAGCGAAGGCACAGTCAAAGCCCATGTTCATAATATTATGAGAAAGATAGGTGCAGCAAATCGCACAGAAGTCGCCTGTAAGCTTCACAAGATGTACGGCAATAAGTTCAGCGGAGAATAA
- the cysN gene encoding sulfate adenylyltransferase subunit CysN, whose amino-acid sequence MNAVLKPSVTSAAVSDFLADQERKTLLRFLTCGSVDDGKSTLIGRLLYDTKLIFEDQLATLKNDSRKFGTTDDDFDFALLVDGLEAEREQGITIDVAYRFFSTPRRKFIVADTPGHAQYTRNMATGASTADLAVVLIDARQGVLTQTRRHSFIASLLGIRHIVVAVNKIDLVDFSKDAFDRIVADYMSFAKDLGFASIQAIPLSARFGDNVSSPSSRIGWYEGPYLLEHLETVRLEADSIGKPFRFPVQYVNRPNLDFRGFAGTVASGSIAEGDTVVVAKSGKQSKVKRIATYDGDLARATEGQAVTLVLEDEIEVSRGNMLVGAEARPEVADRFSANIVWFGEEALQPGRSYLLRTETDQTPVTISEIKYRTDVNTFAREEATRLDLNEVGLCHLQTADQIVFDPYSDNRVTGAFVLIDRLTNATVGAGMIDQALRQATNVHLQAFDLDKQARAAQKFQKPAVLWFTGLSASGKSTIANRLEQRLHALGKHTYLLDGDNVRHGLNSDLGFSDEDRAENIRRVGEVAGLMADAGLITLVSFISPFRSERDRVRSRLPEGEFIEIFVDTPIEECMARDPKGLYAQALRGEIKAFTGIDSPYEAPLSPELHLNTAGRDIDELVAEVEKYLAERGVIGSYGSDSWSI is encoded by the coding sequence ATGAACGCTGTATTGAAACCCTCTGTAACAAGTGCAGCCGTCAGCGATTTTCTCGCCGATCAGGAACGCAAGACGCTGCTCCGCTTTCTCACCTGCGGTTCGGTCGACGATGGTAAGTCCACGCTGATCGGGCGACTTCTCTATGACACAAAGCTGATCTTTGAGGACCAGCTGGCGACGCTGAAGAACGACAGCCGTAAATTCGGCACCACGGATGACGATTTCGACTTTGCGCTGCTGGTCGATGGTCTGGAAGCCGAACGCGAACAGGGCATTACTATCGATGTAGCCTATCGCTTTTTCTCAACCCCACGCCGCAAGTTCATCGTGGCCGACACGCCGGGCCATGCGCAATATACGCGCAACATGGCGACAGGTGCTTCGACGGCCGATCTTGCGGTGGTGCTGATCGATGCGCGGCAGGGCGTGCTGACACAGACCCGCCGCCATAGCTTCATCGCTTCGCTATTAGGCATCCGGCACATTGTCGTGGCCGTCAACAAGATCGATCTGGTTGATTTCTCAAAAGATGCTTTTGATCGTATTGTTGCTGATTATATGAGCTTCGCCAAAGATTTGGGCTTTGCCAGCATTCAGGCAATCCCGCTGTCGGCACGCTTTGGCGATAATGTCAGTAGCCCCTCATCGCGCATTGGCTGGTATGAAGGCCCCTATCTGCTGGAACATCTGGAAACAGTGCGTCTTGAAGCGGATAGTATCGGCAAGCCGTTCCGCTTCCCGGTGCAGTATGTGAACCGGCCAAACCTCGATTTCCGCGGTTTTGCAGGCACGGTTGCCTCAGGGTCGATTGCCGAGGGCGATACGGTCGTGGTTGCAAAGTCGGGCAAGCAATCGAAGGTTAAGCGCATCGCTACCTATGATGGCGATTTGGCTCGCGCAACCGAAGGGCAGGCGGTGACGCTGGTTCTCGAAGACGAGATCGAAGTCTCTCGTGGCAACATGCTGGTGGGTGCAGAAGCGCGCCCGGAAGTGGCGGATCGTTTCAGCGCCAATATTGTGTGGTTCGGTGAAGAGGCCTTGCAGCCGGGGCGCTCCTATCTGCTGCGTACCGAAACCGACCAGACGCCGGTGACGATCAGCGAGATTAAATATCGCACTGACGTCAATACTTTTGCGCGGGAAGAAGCGACACGACTTGACCTCAATGAAGTTGGTCTCTGCCATCTTCAGACAGCGGACCAGATCGTTTTCGATCCCTATTCGGACAATCGCGTGACGGGTGCTTTCGTGCTGATTGATCGGCTCACCAATGCAACGGTGGGTGCTGGCATGATCGATCAGGCACTGCGTCAGGCAACGAATGTGCATTTGCAGGCTTTCGATCTCGACAAACAGGCGCGGGCTGCGCAGAAATTCCAGAAACCGGCTGTGCTTTGGTTCACAGGTCTGTCCGCTTCGGGGAAATCCACCATCGCCAATCGGCTTGAACAGCGGCTTCATGCGCTTGGCAAGCACACCTATCTGCTGGATGGCGATAATGTCCGTCATGGCCTTAACAGCGATCTTGGTTTCTCTGATGAAGACCGGGCTGAGAATATCCGCCGCGTTGGCGAGGTAGCGGGTCTTATGGCCGATGCCGGGCTGATTACGCTGGTTTCGTTCATTTCGCCGTTCCGTTCCGAACGCGATCGTGTGCGGTCGCGTTTGCCGGAGGGTGAATTCATCGAAATCTTCGTCGATACGCCGATTGAGGAATGCATGGCGCGTGATCCAAAGGGGCTTTATGCGCAGGCTCTACGTGGTGAGATCAAGGCTTTCACAGGCATAGACTCACCCTATGAAGCACCGCTTTCGCCGGAGCTGCATCTCAACACTGCAGGTCGTGACATTGACGAACTGGTCGCGGAAGTGGAAAAGTATCTGGCCGAGCGTGGTGTTATCGGCAGCTATGGCAGTGATTCCTGGTCGATTTGA
- a CDS encoding Crp/Fnr family transcriptional regulator, with translation MHSGNQNTTALMIDGLVSLLESPPILAKLNAQEKQSLQSLVLSESSYPADAVIIEQGATIRSIHLVRSGWGCVYRDLSSGERQIIDFPMRCDFVGLRTGDGYSYNTIKSITPMSLYEIPLSSLEETIWQIPRLSMIFIELLSRQRSMLIEHLTNIGCRSAFVRTAHLLLELSDRVKSCGMGDADSFYCPLTQYQLADALGLTPIHLNRMMRELREEGLVMFRSYKVEILDRQRLVEIAEYDGQFMRMSVFEKSI, from the coding sequence ATGCATAGTGGTAATCAGAACACCACCGCCCTGATGATCGACGGCCTGGTTAGTTTATTGGAATCCCCTCCAATTCTGGCCAAATTAAACGCGCAGGAAAAACAGTCCCTACAATCTCTCGTTCTTTCCGAGAGTAGCTATCCCGCCGATGCCGTGATTATCGAACAGGGAGCCACCATCAGGAGCATCCATCTGGTTCGTTCGGGATGGGGCTGTGTTTATCGAGACCTGTCGAGCGGGGAACGTCAAATTATAGACTTTCCCATGCGGTGCGATTTCGTGGGACTGAGAACCGGCGACGGTTACAGCTACAACACGATCAAATCGATTACCCCGATGTCGCTTTATGAAATACCACTGTCATCTCTCGAAGAAACAATCTGGCAAATCCCGCGCCTGAGCATGATTTTCATTGAGCTGCTTTCACGACAACGCTCCATGCTCATTGAACATCTGACAAATATTGGCTGCCGAAGTGCTTTTGTCCGTACTGCACATCTTTTGCTGGAGCTGTCTGACCGCGTTAAATCATGCGGAATGGGTGATGCAGACTCGTTTTATTGCCCACTGACCCAGTACCAGCTTGCAGACGCACTGGGCCTGACGCCAATTCACCTTAATCGGATGATGCGTGAGCTTCGAGAGGAAGGTCTGGTGATGTTTCGATCTTACAAGGTCGAAATTCTCGACAGGCAACGGCTGGTCGAAATTGCAGAATATGACGGCCAATTCATGCGAATGTCCGTCTTCGAAAAATCCATTTAA
- the cysQ gene encoding 3'(2'),5'-bisphosphate nucleotidase CysQ — MTTAAFPKADPNGKALLSLLEDAALEAGRVIIKHYTDGCAVHSKKDQSPVTEADQAAEAVILTALASVAPSIPVVAEEEAAAGRLPAHLGRKFFLIDPLDGTREFLLRNGDFTVNIALIEDGVPVLGLVYAPVRNLLYVGSREGAKEAATSADHQIISRRPIAARIAPSEKVVVCSRSHLTSETEEFLKLNHSGKCMSVGSSLKFCMIARGEADLYPRFGPTMEWDTAAGDAVLRAAGGMTTTFDGKPMIYGARSDGTVKGFSNPDFVAFGAGEAPVFA, encoded by the coding sequence ATGACAACAGCAGCCTTCCCTAAAGCCGATCCGAACGGCAAAGCTTTGCTGAGCCTTCTCGAGGATGCAGCCCTTGAGGCTGGTCGCGTCATTATCAAACATTACACGGATGGTTGTGCGGTCCATTCCAAGAAGGATCAGTCGCCGGTAACGGAAGCGGATCAGGCGGCAGAAGCTGTAATCCTAACTGCTCTTGCATCGGTTGCACCAAGCATTCCGGTGGTGGCCGAGGAAGAAGCGGCTGCAGGCCGTCTGCCTGCACATCTGGGCCGGAAATTCTTTCTGATCGATCCGCTTGACGGTACGCGCGAGTTTCTGCTGCGTAATGGCGATTTCACGGTGAATATCGCACTTATTGAGGATGGAGTGCCGGTGCTGGGCCTTGTCTATGCGCCTGTGCGCAACCTGCTTTATGTGGGGAGCCGTGAGGGTGCAAAGGAAGCGGCAACATCTGCCGACCATCAGATTATAAGCAGGCGCCCGATTGCCGCTCGCATCGCGCCATCTGAAAAGGTTGTGGTGTGCAGTCGGTCCCATCTGACATCTGAAACCGAGGAGTTCCTGAAACTCAATCACAGTGGCAAATGCATGTCTGTAGGTTCATCGCTCAAATTCTGCATGATCGCACGCGGGGAGGCGGATCTCTACCCACGCTTTGGCCCGACAATGGAGTGGGATACGGCAGCAGGTGACGCAGTTCTGCGTGCAGCCGGTGGCATGACGACGACTTTCGACGGAAAGCCAATGATCTATGGCGCACGTTCTGACGGAACTGTGAAAGGCTTTTCCAACCCGGATTTCGTTGCATTCGGTGCTGGGGAAGCACCTGTTTTTGCCTGA